One Pichia kudriavzevii chromosome 3, complete sequence genomic window carries:
- a CDS encoding uncharacterized protein (PKUD0C09460; similar to Saccharomyces cerevisiae YKR017C (HEL1); ancestral locus Anc_1.286): MSEYGYSSADGFSDNDEIELSDEAFSDQFDSHSADELTNEEMKLNIQYSYPTSRTSGGVLTHRMKYRPLDLCIIKSELISKAKELSKFLEIDYGLCINLLIHYKWNENKLLEDYMNAESFEVYLKKYGLNINPDLQKNNNLIKKDTDSLCTICYCESDTFFALGKCRHEFCIDCYTTYVRGKIELSMVLIGCPYATPKCSSIMTIHDLETLSSFDTRKKMPGMPTNGLSQLRISEDVSFSAKSEHTLLGQYYNNLCAQYLALSKKYKRCPFPDCKGVIQSLGFDSPEVVSIEEQQDRLIVPLVKCAFKHEFCFYCEEKSHSPCPCVAVKRWKAKYKDDNEDSVNWIELNTKHCPSCNTSIQKNGGCNHMHCGKCNHEFCWICHGTWDAHHSCTTYRPPSTKSSEVKMSLQAFQFYSNFYNNQSSSYDKDRRLLEKFEESIEKLQIRKGSSWMETSFYNECVDSLLECRLTLKWSYVFLFYFSKGFGKQLVEMAQSEFSNKVEGLSKLFADVPISEVLNRKRAFLRCKCEMLERKDKLLDTCVDILENETARSVFKRLA; this comes from the coding sequence ATGTCTGAATATGGATATAGTTCTGCAGATGGGTTTtctgataatgatgaaatcgaGCTAAGTGATGAAGCATTTAGCGATCAGTTTGATTCACATTCAGCCGATGAACTTACAAATGAGGAGATGAAATTAAATATCCAGTACTCCTACCCTACATCACGTACATCTGGAGGGGTCTTAACACATCGTATGAAGTACAGACCGTTGGATTTGTGTATTATCAAGAGTGAACTGATTTCAAAAGCCAAAGAATTGTCTAAATTCTTAGAAATAGATTATGGACTATGCATCAACTTGCTAATACATTATAAAtggaatgaaaacaaactaTTAGAAGATTATATGAATGCGGAATCTTTCGAAGTTTATCTCAAAAAGTATGGTCTGAACATCAACCCAGACTTGcagaaaaacaataatttgataaaaaaagaTACCGATTCACTGTGTACAATCTGTTATTGTGAATCCGATACTTTCTTTGCCTTGGGAAAATGTCGCCACGAATTTTGTATTGATTGCTATACAACTTACGTCAGAGGTAAAATTGAATTATCCATGGTGCTAATCGGATGTCCTTATGCAACTCCCAAGTGTTCTTCCATTATGACGATACATGATCTTGAGACATTGAGCAGTTTTGATACACGAAAGAAGATGCCCGGTATGCCCACCAATGGTTTAAGCCAACTGCGAATATCGGAAGATGTCTCATTCTCGGCAAAGAGTGAGCATACACTTTTAGGTCAATATTACAATAACTTATGCGCACAGTATCTTGCGTTATCGAAGAAATACAAACGATGTCCGTTTCCAGATTGCAAGGGAGTAATTCAGTCTCTTGGGTTTGATTCACCAGAAGTAGTTAGCATTGAAGAACAACAGGACAGGCTAATTGTTCCATTAGTAAAATGTGCATTTAAACAtgagttttgtttttacTGTGAGGAGAAGTCACATTCACCCTGTCCGTGCGTAGCAGTTAAGAGATGGAAGGCCAAATATAAAGATGATAACGAGGACAGTGTCAACTGGATCGAGCTTAATACCAAGCATTGCCCATCCTGTAACACATCTATCCAAAAAAATGGTGGATGTAACCACATGCATTGTGGGAAATGCAACCACGAATTTTGCTGGATTTGTCATGGCACTTGGGATGCCCACCATTCTTGTACCACCTATAGACCACCATCGACAAAATCTAGTGAGGTGAAAATGAGTCTACAGgcttttcaattttattcaaaCTTTTATAACAACCAAAGTTCATCTTATGATAAAGACAGGAGGTTATTGGAAAAATTTGAGGAAAGTATTGAAAAACTACAAATCAGAAAAGGTTCTTCGTGGATGGAAACATCATTCTATAATGAATGTGTTGATTCATTGCTAGAATGTAGACTGACATTGAAATGGTCatatgtttttcttttttatttctctAAAGGTTTCGGCAAGCAGTTAGTTGAGATGGCACAATCTGAATTTAGCAACAAAGTTGAGGGACTTTCAAAACTATTTGCTGATGTTCCAATTAGCGAAGTTTTGAATCGCAAAAGGGCGTTCTTAAGATGTAAATGTGAAATGCTGGAAAGAAAGGATAAACTGTTAGACACATGTGTTGACATCCTCGAGAATGAGACAGCACGTTCAGTGTTTAAAAGGTTAGCATAA